Genomic DNA from Salvia hispanica cultivar TCC Black 2014 unplaced genomic scaffold, UniMelb_Shisp_WGS_1.0 HiC_scaffold_8, whole genome shotgun sequence:
TTcttcttggtaaaatttccccacTGGGGATTCATCATATCCTTACAATCGGGTTTGCCTCCTCGTAGAATAGGTAGTAAATTTCACCTCAATCATCTTGTGGTTGGGGCAGTCATTGAGCAATCCCTTAAAATGCAACCAATACCGACTCATGATTTATCATAGTCGTGCCGACCTGCACTTCCTTCGAGGGCATTGGTTTTGTTCGAAGGAAAGAAATAGTCTAAGAAGACTAGTTTGAAATCTCCCCATGTCCGGATAGAATCAGGTGGTAACCTCGCAGCCAAGTGTTGGCCTCTCCCTTCAATGCAAAGGGGATCGCACGTTGTGCGATAGTCCTCTCATAGGCCATTTGGTCTCTTCGGGATGCTACACAACTTGCCGAATTCGTTCAAGTATTCATATGGTCACTCATTTCTTCACCCGAGAAATTTGGCGATGCGAGCATATTGGTTTTGATATTAATCGCCCGCGCCGGGTAGTGACAATTGCTTGAGAAGGCTcgccatccgtgtgggcggtgAACGAGCCGATCTGGTCGTCTTCAACCGCGTTGGCCATTTCTTCAACGGTTCCTTCCTCTCGCTTCGATGTTGATACGAGTTCCTCCTTAACCGTCGAGGCTGAGTCCTCATCGCTTTCTCGAGGTCAAATGGGCTGGGCCTCCATTGTCGTCCCGACCCGGTGGTGGCAGTGCGAGGGTTTCCTTCGGCTGCCAAATAAGTCGCGATTCCTTTCACTCAGGCTCTTAGTTCCAGCTGCCAAACCTGAAGCCTGtgctcataaactgaaaagaaaacaaaaacaaacagaTCAAAAACTGTATACGCCAAATCACTTTAAACTCGAATGAAAAGTACGCCATCcctccccggcaacggcgccatttgatgTGCAGGCTGAGAACACAGTACATGTCAGGGTGTACAAAACCTCCAGGTCCAGAGAATTCACCagatcacagggtctaggaGATCTCAATACCAGCGAATATTATGGTCGTCGGACTCACTCTTAGTCAGCGATCCATAAAAGCATTATGCAAGCGATCCATAAAGGGtcaatcccacagagaagAATGAAGCGAAGATAAGAGCTAGATGACTTGGGAATGGGGTTAGCAGCTGTCACGCAACTTGGGTTGAGAATTTTAACTATTAGACTCAAGAATTGTAAAATTACCTAAcacctagacctaggaaacagAAAACATTATGCAAGCATTTATGGCGAGATGTAAAGTAAATAGAACAACAAATTCTACCAGACCTAGTGAGCAGATTTCCTAAAGCGGCTAGACAGAGGAAACACATgcagtggggaccattttctcAAAACGGAAATAGTACGAAAATAAAGCTGCGACCATGCaaatctggttctaactaACAACTAACTTCATCTCTTCCAACAATCCATAATCACATATGCAGAAAACAGAGTAAAACATCAAATCGAAACAGAGCATGTTGAATTGAACAATCTACAATTAAACGGAAAATTAGAACAGATCTACTATTACTAGACGAGGCAAATGAGAAAGCAGTAGTTAAGCTTCAATACCCATGCAGAATTTCAACAGATCTAAACATCGGATACTTCATccgctccggatccaagcaatCCCCAACAAACAACAGCAAATTCCATCTCTGATCACTCTGATCCTGACAATTCACCACGATCCAACAACAATTTAACTTCAATCCACCAGATCAAgtgcgaaaagcatccaaagtGAACGAAAAACAGAAATCAACATGAATCATAAacgaaaacagaaaataagcTTCCATAACAGAATTATCTAGATATTCACAACGATGAAACGATCgccgagcttcgaacagcgaAGACTCGACTTAAAAGCagcaaaaatagaaattaaaagtgattgtttcttcgccctgTGTGAGGACGGTGGTACACAACTAAAACTAGCTATCAAGACGCGAACCTCCTAGAATTATCCCATAGTGcagtgtgtgtagagaaatttGAAGAAGTGAGCTTGGAACTATGAACTGGAGCGTGAAAAGAGTGATGATCATTTTGTATGCGCTTCCAGTATTTATAGACAGACAGCTTCTAGATCCTTCCTTGTATTCTCTATTTTGCCCCTTTTCTTCGAAGCTCCCTCCGTCTTGTGAATTGTTGCTCTTTTGttcctttttcacttctttcttTCGCCCGACAGATTTCTTCCCTTATCTCCTCGGCTTGGCGATTTTCTCTACACAACCtaacttaaaacatgtgttatACCCAAGAAAACATTGAATTCACCCCCATAACCGATGCATAAAATTGGCCTTATCAGCTAGCCCCAAGCCAGACATCATCCCAGAAGCTGATTTTCCCCTCACCCAAGGACCAACGATAATCATGCATGAAAGACCAGATACGACGAAGACGACGCCAAGTAGGACTATCATGCAACCAACATGCAGATGTATGCAAGTGACAAGGAAGGATACTGTACTTCTAGGTAAAAATTGAGCCCAGAGCGAGTCTTGGGCAAGAAGTCTCCACCACAGCTTAAACCCAAAAGCAACTGCCACCTCCCGGAATCGGCAAATACCCCCTCATCAACCGGGATACAGATCTGTCTCCACGAGATCCAGTACAACTTCCTCTTCTCCCCACATTACCCTAGAAAAATCTAGCCAAAAACTTCTCCAGCTCATCAAAAAAGCCAATCAGTGGGTTAATATAACTTGTAGTATGTGAAAGGGGATGGCTGCTAGTGTGCTCTTAATCAGAGCAAGACGTCCCCCAAATGCCAGATGGTGGTGGGACCAACTGTGTATCTTATCCAGCATCCTCTGTCTTAGGGGCAAAAGGTGGTCCACTCTTCTCGCCCCTCGAAAAATCGGCACTCCCTGGTATGTGAAGAGCAAACACCCCACGCTGAAAACCTCCAACCTCTTCCACTGTCTCAGCTCACTCCATGTGCTCATCTACCAAGTAGAACCATTGTTCACCATTTGGCCAGATGCAACAATATAGTAGTCCagacatcccaccaacttttccaCCGCCTCTATGTGGGCTCTCGAGAAAATGATAATGTCAGTGATAGAGAAGTCCCATTTCAAAGCATCTACAAGTTTGAAGAGGTATCcttttttaaacaatttttcgATTTTCGTCCTTGTGCTATTATATCCTTGAAAGAAGCTAGTAGGACTACTTTTTCATGAAAACACCAGTCTTGTCTTTTCACTCTTGGGCTTGTTACGCCCTACTATCACTTCCATCTTGGCCGGGACAGGGGGAGTAGTATTTACTAATACAAAATGCAAAGATACGAACTTTGATATCAATAGAAGTGATAGACAGAGCCTTTGgcaacaaaatataatcttttaaCAATCATAAATGGAAATCTCTGTGAACCGAActatgttactccctccgtcccgcttaagatgacacattttccttttcagtttgtcccaaccaagaagacacatttcctttttctgataactttctctctccaattaatacactcaaccactttttctcactcctattaaaatatcatctttctttatctctctactttaatacttacaccaccttctctctctctaattaaacactttaaccaataattccttaaatctcgtgccggctaagtaatgtgtcatcttagccaggacggagggagtactatggACCCTAGTTAGCAAAATGAGAACCAGCAGAAATAATGTTTTCAAGAAAAGGGGTACTCTCTCAAGACTTAAGTAATGTTACAAGAAACTGTAGAAAACTCCCTTAGAAGAAAATcccaaaataactaaaaaaatactctgaTAGATTCAAACGACATCAAGGTTTGACAAATCGGAGAAAGATGTGTCCTTTGGGAGGAGAATGGTCTGTATTTTCTTGTGAAACAacttgaataataaatttcgCTAGCTATAAATCTCATACAAAagatatactactccctccgtcccgctttaggagtcccagttgatTAATTTTGGACGTCCctctttaggagtcccggttgggataaattaataaaaaatgcctagaaagtgttaaaagtgggtcccaacatccactagaAGTGTCTAgaactaataaaaaaagtgttaaaagtgtgtcccaacatccactacaatatttatttattggacactcaattaaaagcggatcccaacatccactacaatatttatttattacacactcccaACATCCATATAATAGAATGAAAGGTGCGAATTCCccattaaatttcaaaagtgATCCCAAAAGGTCTTGGTACAATGAATGGAAAAGAGCGATTCAATCGCGgaagaaaaataacaacataaaAAGAAGTTCTTAGAAATTCAAAACGTGGgggaaagaaaacaaaatcgCTATTCGAGCACTAGCCACTTCTGCCCTCGTCCTCTTCGGGTTCTCCCGACTCTCCGACACTTTCGACGCTCGAACTCTCTCCTTTCTCAAACGATCCCATCTCCTCGTCCTTCTTCTCGTCGCTTAGGGGTGAAGGAATCGAGGTAAACATCTCTTCGGCCTCTCTTACGATCCTCCGAGGGGCCGAAACACGCATCCTAAGGGTCCTTCTACGGGGAACGCGAGCAACGTGCGGTTCCTCGTCATCGCGATACTTCATCTGGCGTGCTGCTCCTGGCGAGTACCTTTGCGTTGGCGGATGGAGTGGTGGTCCGTCAACGGCGGCAGACATGGCCGGAAGTAAGACTCCTATTAGGCCGACGAAGTCTCCTCGAGGCGTGTACTTGGGCGGGCTAAACCAAGTGTAGGATACTGAGGCTTGAGCGGTCCACTCGCTCCAAGGGGAAGGCAGTATATGGATAAGTCGCATGATTCCCTCGTGATGGGTAGTCCCGTACGCGTAGGCGTCAAGCCAATGACCATAGAAATCGGTGACGAAGTTTAGAAGGAACTGCTCTCCGTCCCATTCTAGCTCTCTATAGCGCTCCACCGGAAAGTTCCTATTCTTAGCGTAACGGCGACGCATAAGGGCGTGATAAGGTTGAACCATCTacaaaagggaaaaggaaCTAGTCAGCACCGTCACGAAGGTGGAAAAGAACAGAAAGTGCGTGATCTCAAATGGTGCTGCGAAAGTGTATAAAAGTCAAAAGATAGTGGTACAAGGGTAACGTCGCGTCCAAGGTTCCCGTTCTTAGATAACTAATTGCGCGTCTTTCCCATTCGCATAACATACTCTAACGGCCTTATACTAGCCTTTCCACGTTTCTAATGTTGGTACAAGCGCTGTGATCGTAGCTAAGCATGCTAGGTCCAAAAGTCCAAGTCTAAGCATAGCAACATTTCAACATAGTCCCACATGATCACATTCGcatttcacaaattttcacAAGTTCTCATGTGTCATTCAGCAAATCATTCAAGAAGCATCGCTTcgcattcataatatttctAGCACATAGAGCATGCTTTTCACAAGTTCTCATATTCAACAAATCATTATTCAGAGAGCGTCACTTCTCATTCACAATATTTCCAAAAGCATCAAGTTTCAAGCACAAGTCACAAAATATCTAGTACCTCTTTCTTTGCGGTTGAACGAGACGAGCTGCGGTGTTGAGCCTTCCACATTTAGTTCATTTACACAAAAGATTATAAAGACAACCTAAAGTTTGaaaaagactcttgggtccagagcggaaagaactgaggctctgataccaactgtaacagcccgccctcctagggtacaataaatgcggcggctgctaccctAAACCAACtctaaagaagtaaacatagactagggtttcatttaaagagtgttgaccaaaagaattgaaagagATATCAGAGTATTAAATGCAACAACTCAACCTAGATGATTAGAGGAAAGAAAAGTATCATAAATCACGATCAAAATCTCGAGAGTACGACATCATATCCTAGTCAAAATCACAAGGAAAGACTAAGGCTTCAAACCGAAGGcaagatgcaaatattccaaaaagaaattctagagtgtatcaaaaattcagcggaaaacgaccaagagaaagtatagctatgtatgaagacacaactacgcttgaagttcaacatatcctttttaattcattaatctgctcaacacccgccaccactCGTcgtcattcaacctgcacataaggaaaacacatgcagggctgagtattttgaaatactcagtgagctcgttgccaaaacattttataagttatgccacccttaccaagtgaactcgagttttaagcagttataaaaggaatatcacgagtatcacaaaatatattttcatagactggccagtcaaaataacctcccattttctcatcaattatcAATCACAAacattccatggtgcgacgaaagtgtggccacacttttcgcccacgagaccggccgactagcaaggacggctctcgATCCCATcagtgtacacagcctggtagggcttgcggcccatactcagacccgaattcgtataagcatatccaacaatcacatttaaacaaacataggcatggcataacagttaaaccacccttataaccccgaacaacattttgataaaataaaagagagtttttagagtaaagcccacctcgattgcttagttttcaagtagtttcgcttttccgttatccggcttcgcaaccaaagtttcaccttttaatcacataggcacatatcacgaattaggttcaatactactcttactcatgcatgtctcattacttttccctcttcccaacgatttatcttatcattctaattaatcaagatcatgtttatcgCACACGAAGATTTaaccatcaaacacacactacacaacacatcaacacacacacacacacgccacacacacatacacatgtccccacatccctttttatccctctttcactcaaccaagatgcatgagggttcaagaagaccgattaatcggttggaagaagaaaaagaagaggtagaagaagaacaaacataactcttaaacaaaaatacctttttagcaaaaaacaatcggtagaaaacaagtattagccttgattcttcaaagttcttggattaaacttcaatttcttctcaaaggatgaaggattaatggagtaatgtagaagaaaaattgagagagtgtgTGGGAGGGTGGGGGCCGAAAattatgggggctagggttgatgtttctcttatttatagtgctcaacaagatctttacgtaattagaatagaatatttggtaagatctcattctcccaattaattaaaataaaataaaataatattgtgaagtagggaagaagaattaacaaaaatagatcctagggcaaatccctataattttcgaaaatgaGGCTCTCCAACTAGccatgattttgttttggtatttttccatatagaataaaatatcatggagcaaaataaaaataaggaaaattcTCCATGCAACAAGGTAAGGGGCGATTTCTAgcctttttaaataaggcatggatttttggaatattaactaaaataaggtaaagcaagatctcttgaagtatggaaagatttggtagaataattaaattctaggtatggaaggaaatcaagtagggagtcaaataaaataaaataattccttccttcccaaaaatagtgattttcgaaaatcactagaaaaataagggggctcgatttttccatcactaaacaaggaaataattggctcttggaattgatttggataaatatcccaaggattaaataaattccggaaaaatagaaattccttctccaaggggctagggttcgaaaattacaagaattagggtgacaagtatttatggaaattttcctctaatattctcactcacccataaacaattaaattgccacataatctcataacttaatatatcacatgccacatcattaaatcaaatagtttgacttttcaaactttcaacaaaAACCCTAGGCTCGACTTGGCCAAGGCATCCcatgaaataaatgcattcacgactccatgtcatcaaataattaattctagggctttaaattagggttctaaattccgggatgttacatctatcctaattaaaatttttaccctaattaaaatgaaagttaattaaatgtactgtaaaaaaattaatattgactAATAAGTTAAAAGGATAATATTGTAATTGCctactttgttttattttcttcgaAACCCTATCAAACAGCcgtaaaaataaagttgatgTTTTTCCAGAACCCACCAAACATCCTAATAGATTATTTATCACATctaattaagataattaacATAGTTGAGAATTTTTCTTAGGATAAATTCACCAAGCTACTAAACTAATGCCTTAGCAAACCCAAATTAAACACAGAGCTTAACAGAAACTtgaaataacaacaaaaaagaaaaaaatggtttgAACAACAACGATTATTGGCAAAACTGCGAATATTAGAAATCATtcgataaaatatatactccctccatcccagtTCACGtgattaatttctttttgatcgttattttggaaaaaatggtaataaatagttaaagtggagagataataaagtaagagagagaataatgtagaagagGACTtcctctacattattctccgtcttactttattttctctcaacTTAACTATttactatatcatttaattattaaaataatactccttcttCCGCTataaaatgtctcattttttaccGGCACGAGTTTTCAGAAATTGTCTGACTTTATAAAGTAAAGTGGTTAGAAAAGTTGGTGTAGTGCGGGGCctactttatatattggttttgtaataaaatatgagtggaatgagttagtggaatgtatggTCCACTTAacaaatatggtaaaaataaaatgagacataTATTGATGGAcgaacgaaaaaaaaatgaaacattaaatggtggacggaggatATAATGAAACATCAAACTGAATCAAAATCCTTTTAGTATTAGATTGTAaactatttcaattaaattattgaaaatacaAGAAGAACCccaaatttgtaaattttgaatactATATTAcatgtttgtatttttattagagCTATATTTTGTTGTTCGTAATTATAAACTCAAAACATTTGTAATTTGTGATTGGACTAAATTAAGTGAGGATATCACAAaaacaaagttttattataatgTGGGAAAAATAAGATGTTGTCCAAACAAAAACGGTTACTCCATCATTTCTGCAAAAACATCGGAGCGTTGGTGGGGAATcgagatagagagagaaaagttgTCCCGATTTtagtgagagagaaagtttgTGAGAAATAAAGGAAGGCATAATTTGTGTattgttgattttttagtTGAAGGAATAATCCGCTCCCGCGCTCTCCCGTTGCCGTTTCTTCTCCCTGAACGCTCGCCAGTGTTCagagtctctctctctcttcaacgTGATAATGTTGTTTACTTTAtgggttttgattttttcttttattattttcaattaaccGATGAAATTATGATCAAATATGCCAAATTGGttctcaaaatttaatcatCATCAAATGCAATAGAAAATccctaaaatttaaatgtgaACGATATAGATTTAATGATTAGTGCTAAGAAGaacattttttgtttctcaAGATTTGAATCTCTGATTCATTTTGATCTCTTCTCCGCAGTCAAATTTGGAGACTTTTAAGCGGAGGAGCAAGCGAGAGCTTTATTTCGACAGTAagttttaatgaattattgttAATTCTGAACCATAGCAATATATTAGTAGTTGTTTTTACAAAAGCTTTAGAttataatgtaaaatgaattatgaatGTATGCTCCCAAGTGTTTGTTTGTTTCCATTTACAGGTCTATGGAGATTAGCTTACATTTCTTGTTCATGATTTTAATCGATAATCACCTCAAACTTTAGTTAATCCTGAGCCATAGTACCAAATTGGTTGTTTTTACGAAAACCTAAGATCATAATGTTTAGTGATGTATGCATCattgtgtgtgtttgtttgtttccATTTGTAGGTGTATGGAGATCAGCACACATTTCTTGTACATGATTTTAATTGATAGTCAGCTCGAACTTCAGTTAATTCTGAGCCGTAGTACCAAATTGGTCGTTTATACAAAAACCTTAGATCATAGTAATGTTTAGTGATGTTTAGTGATATTTAGTGATGTATGCTCTTGTGTTAATTTGTTTGTGAACATTTGTAGGTCTATGGAGATCAGCACACATTTCTTGTTCATGATTTTAGTCGATAATCAGCTCAGACTTCAGTTCATTTTGAGCCATAGTACCAAATTGGTCGTTTATATGAAAACCTTAGATCATAATGTCTAGTGATGTATGCTCCATTGTGTTAGTTTGTTTGTGAACATTGTAGGTCTATGGAGATCAGCACACATTTCTTGTTCTTGATTCTAATTGATTCATTTAGGCGTTTTTACGATAACATGTTTAACGATGTATGCTTCACtgtattgtttcatttttaggtcTACGGAGATTAGCACACATTTCTTGTTCTTGATTCTCACCGCCTCTTTTCTGAAACCATTGGTAAGTTTGTTGCTTCCTCTTTCACCACGTTGCTGCAAATTGTCTTTTCTCTGTCTCGTTTCTTAGTATGTCGATGATGATATCTCACATGTTGCTTGGTTGCAGAAATGTGATGTCTAATCTCCAAAGCAGACAAATCCTATAGAGAGAATTTTAAAAAGCAAGTAGCCCTTTAGCATGCACAGTAGTGGTTATTCGAGGACTCCCCGAAGATGGCTGCAGCTGTTAATCAACTTCATGGATTCAAGCCATTAGCCTACCCTCCGCGATGCCATCCTCTGTCCGTCTCTCACCTTGACTGCAAAATGCTCGAGTTGAGTCAATCCAAGTTCAACATCACTTGCATCCACAGGAGCTCCTCCACGCCATGCCTCTCGTACAATTCCTCCAAAGCAGAGGATGATTTTGATTTCCCGCAGACTCCAAGGATTGAGATCATTGTGGGGCACACCCTGCCCCAGGTGCACGCCCTCGTTGTTGAGGTTGCTGGGGCAATGGCCACCTCCGGTGTTGATCTTGAACGAGCTCCAAGTGGCCTTGGTGGCGCCTACTTCTTACATGCTCGGACTGGTGGCACTATAGCTGTTGCAAAGCCGGTTGACGAGGAGCCTCTAGCGATCAACAATCCCAAGGGCTTTGGTGGACGGATGTTAGGGCAACCGGGGATGAAAAGCTCCATCAGGATTGGCGAGACTGGTGCTCGTGAATCTGCTGCTTATCTCCTCGACCATGGTGGCTTCTCTGGTGTACCTCCAACCGCATTGGTTAAACTTTCGCATTTCAACTTCGATCTACTCAAGTCTGGTTCAGGTTCTGATTCAAACCCGAGTTACAAGATTGCATCCCTCCAACGCTTTGTGAATCATGACTCTGACGCGGGAGATTTGGGCCCTTCCAGCTTCTCGGTCACGAGTGTGCATCACATCGGCATACTGGATGTAAGGCTGATGAATCTGGACAGGCACGCAGGGAACCTTCTTGTGAGGCAAGAAAACGAGAGTTATGGCCGAGGAAAAGCTGAGCTTGTTCCTATAGATCACGGCTTTTGCTTGCCCGAGTGCCTTGACAACCCTTATTTTGAGTGGCAGCACTGGCCTCAGGCCTCCCTGCCTTTCTCAGCGGCCGAATCTGATTACATCTCCAGCCTCGACCCGTTCAAAGACGCGGAGCTTCTAAGGACCCATATCCCATCAATTAGGGAGTCCTCCATTCGGGTTCTTGTCCTCTGCACAATATTCTTGAAGCATGCAGCGGCCTACGGTTTATGCCTTGTCGACATAGGTGAGATGATGACCCGAGAATTCCTTGGTGGGAAAGAACACTGCAGCTCTTTGGAGAACTTATGTGAAACTGCTAGGGCTAGCTTGAACATGGGACTCAATGACAACGATGATCACATTGCGGAAACTGATGAAATGCTTGTACCTCGTGTTTTCAAGAACAAGAACCACCACAAAGCAGGTAACAAACTCATCGAAAACTCCcatttccaaatattttgaaatgaatatatatatgtatgaatGGGGATATAATCAGTTGATACTAATAACTGACAACTACGTCAACAATCTGCATTATGGATACCAACACGAAGACATTTGTATGTCAACGTCTTCGTGTTGACATCTATAAAGTAAGTTGTTAACATGgttgttaatttatcaatttaagatATAGTTATCAACCCAaagtagtgataaaatgcaaacttatatattgtacaaactcaaaactcctcaacacagcgtcaacacagtttcaatacaatatcaagatttgaatattttgagttttcattTAATCACATCCCCACAACCTAACAGGGAAagaatgtatatatatatatataggggtttGATTAAGTGTGAGCTCCCTGCACCATACAACCCCAACACAGAGCATTTCTTTGGGGGCA
This window encodes:
- the LOC125200084 gene encoding phosphatidylinositol 4-kinase gamma 1-like; this encodes MAAAVNQLHGFKPLAYPPRCHPLSVSHLDCKMLELSQSKFNITCIHRSSSTPCLSYNSSKAEDDFDFPQTPRIEIIVGHTLPQVHALVVEVAGAMATSGVDLERAPSGLGGAYFLHARTGGTIAVAKPVDEEPLAINNPKGFGGRMLGQPGMKSSIRIGETGARESAAYLLDHGGFSGVPPTALVKLSHFNFDLLKSGSGSDSNPSYKIASLQRFVNHDSDAGDLGPSSFSVTSVHHIGILDVRLMNLDRHAGNLLVRQENESYGRGKAELVPIDHGFCLPECLDNPYFEWQHWPQASLPFSAAESDYISSLDPFKDAELLRTHIPSIRESSIRVLVLCTIFLKHAAAYGLCLVDIGEMMTREFLGGKEHCSSLENLCETARASLNMGLNDNDDHIAETDEMLVPRVFKNKNHHKAGNKLIENSHFQIF